A DNA window from Helianthus annuus cultivar XRQ/B chromosome 15, HanXRQr2.0-SUNRISE, whole genome shotgun sequence contains the following coding sequences:
- the LOC110913099 gene encoding lactosylceramide 4-alpha-galactosyltransferase, which produces MKTTVLPSEQQRRSLNRHTKFRIFTTISLLAIIFTYMFNTNTFISFNFNPAIFTNHKLIINYNQLIIQESHNSPLNLKFDILNSNPKFETRANEFLKDCKLRFFMTWISSPSILFGERELLVVEALFKSNPDSCLIIISNNMDSDHGFQLLKPVINLGFRVQAIEPDFHFLFKNTPAESWFGCIQNRKCDPGEIPLAQNLSNLIRLVALYKFGGVYLDTDFIPLNNFSGLRNSIGAQSANRFGNWTRLNNAVLVFDKNHPLLYKFIEEFALTFNGNRWGFNGPYLVSRVVKRNMEYNLSVLPPAAFYPVGWGRIGGLFRRPVDRGHRRWVEAKVVQLKESSYGVHLWNKQSRKLRIEEESILARLISHHCVVCKTFNKSQRLR; this is translated from the coding sequence ATGAAGACAACCGTTCTTCCCTCCGAACAACAACGTCGCAGCCTCAACCGCCATACCAAATTCCGCATATTCACCACTATCTCTTTGCTAGCCATCATCTTCACCTACATGTTCAACACTAACACTTTCATTTCATTCAACTTCAACCCAGCTATTTTCACCAATCACAAACTCATCATAAATTATAATCAACTCATCATTCAAGAATCACACAACTCACCTCTTAATCTCAAATTCGATATTTTGAATTCCAATCCCAAATTCGAAACCAGAGCAAACGAATTCCTTAAAGATTGTAAACTTAGATTCTTCATGACATGGATTTCGTCCCCTTCCATACTTTTTGGAGAACGAGAGCTTCTTGTTGTAGAAGCTCTCTTCAAATCGAATCCAGATAGCTGCTTGATCATAATATCAAACAACATGGATTCTGATCACGGGTTTCAACTTCTAAAACCCGTGATCAACTTGGGGTTTCGGGTTCAAGCTATTGAACCCGACTTTCACTTCCTGTTCAAAAACACCCCAGCCGAATCATGGTTCGGCTGTATCCAGAACAGGAAGTGTGACCCTGGGGAAATCCCCTTGGCACAAAACTTATCGAATTTAATCCGGCTCGTCGCTCTTTACAAATTCGGAGGGGTGTATCTGGACACTGACTTCATCCCGTTAAACAATTTCAGCGGTTTACGCAACTCAATCGGAGCTCAAAGTGCGAACCGGTTCGGAAACTGGACAAGATTAAACAACGCGGTTTTGGTATTCGACAAAAACCATCCTTTGTTATACAAATTCATTGAAGAATTTGCGTTGACTTTTAATGGAAACCGGTGGGGTTTCAATGGACCTTATCTTGTATCAAGAGTTGTGAAAAGAAATATGGAGTATAACTTAAGTGTTTTACCGCCGGCAGCTTTTTATCCGGTGGGTTGGGGTCGGATTGGCGGGTTGTTCCGGCGGCCAGTGGACCGGGGTCACCGGAGATGGGTGGAAGCTAAGGTGGTACAGCTGAAAGAGTCTAGTTATGGAGTTCATTTGTGGAATAAACAAAGTAGAAAATTAAGAATCGAAGAAGAAAGCATTCTTGCAAGATTGATTTCTCATCATTGTGTGGTTTGCAAAACTTTCAACAAAAGTCAACGACTTCGATAG